AACTGGCCGTCTTTCTTGGCGTCGGTCTCGACATAGATCACGTCGCCGGGGTTGAGCACCTGGCTGACTTTGGTCGGCGCCTTGCCGGACACCCTCGCCCATTTCATGTTCTCGAGCGGCAGAATGCCGATGTCACGCGCGCGATCGATGCGGCCGGCTGGATCGCGGCCTGGCTGCAGGCCGACGCGCGCCGACTGGTCGCTGACCTCAAGCACCACGGCGGCGCGCCACGGCGCGACGTCGTTCAGCGTCTTCACATCGGCGAGCTTGGTGCCCCAGTCGCCCGAGATATCGATCGTGGCGAAGGCACCGCGATAGCCGTGGGCTTCGTCGTATTTAACGAGACCGTCGGTCAGCGCCTTGCGCGCAATCACCTGCATCTTGGGATCGAGCGTGGTGCGCACCGAAAGGCCGCCTTCGTACAGCTTCTTTTCGCCGTAGCGCTCGTAGAGTTCGCGGCGCACCTCTTCGGCGAAGTATTCGGCCGAGAACGTGTGCGCGACGCTGCTCTTGGTCGTGACGCCGAGCGAGGTTTTCTTCGCCGTTTCGGCGTCGGCGCTCTTGATGAAGCCCGCCTCCGCCATGCGGTCGATCACCCAGTTGCGCCGCTCGAGCGCGCGCTCGCGCTGGCGGAACGGGTGATAGTTGTTCGGTGCCTTCGGCAGCGCGGCGAGATAGGCGGCCTCCTGGACGTTGAGTTCGCTCACGCTCTTGTCGAAATAGACGAGCGAGGCAGCGGCGATGCCATAGGCACCCAGGCCGAGATAGATCTCGTTGAGATAGAGTTCGAGGATCTTGTCCTTCGAGTAGGTGCGCTCGATCTTGAGCGCGAGCAGCGCTTCCTTGATCTTGCGTGTCATCGACACTTCGTTGGTCAGCAGGAAGTTCTTGGCGACCTGCTGCGTGATGGTCGAAGCGCCCTGCGGGCGGCGGTTCGAGCCCAGATTCTGGACGTAGTTGACGCCGGCACGCGCGATGCCGGTGAAGTCGAGGCCACCGTGCTCGTAGAAGTTCTTGTCTTCGGCGGCGAGGAAAGCGCTGATGACGAGCTTCGGCACCGCCTGGATCGGGAGATAGAGCCGGCGCTCGCGCGCATATTCGCCCACCAGCGAACCGTCGGCGGCATGAACGCGCGTCATCACCGGCGGCTCGTAGTCGCGCAACTGCGAATAGTCCGGCAGATCCTTGGAATAGTGCCACAGCAGGCCCGAAACCGCGGCCACGCCGACGACGAACACAATGGTGCCCGCTGCGAACAGGAAGCCGAGGAAGCGCAGAAGGAATCTCATGTGCGAGTGACGCAACGGCCGCCCTTGGCGGCGCTGTCCCTAAAGGTCGTGGACATTGAGGTCGCAGACAAGGCGGTCGAGGCGGTCAAGTCCATGGCAGGACTGCAACTTTGCCCGGTTTTATGTTGAAACTGAGGCCGATTTCGAGCGCAAACACTCCGATTTGGCGTCATCAGTTGGCTCCTGCCTGCCCGCGCGCCAGGCGCGGCCCGAAGAAGGAGTCGACCGCCTGGGCCACTGCACCGGCAGTCTTGGTCTGCCAGACATCCGACGTCATCATCTTGAGATCGCCCTTGGTCGACATGTAACCGAGCTCGATCAGCACCGAAGGTACATCCGGTGCCGTCAGTACCTTGAACCCCGCCGACTTCAACGGATGCTTGTGCAGCCGCGCCGAGGTCTTGAGTTCACCGACCACGCCCCTCGCAAACTTCGTTGAGTAGGTTTTGGTTTCGCGCTGCGCGAGGTCGAACAGGATATTGGCGACGTCGTCCGGCTCGATCGTCAGGTCGACGCCGGCAATGGCGTCGGCCTTGTTCTCGGC
The Pseudolabrys sp. FHR47 genome window above contains:
- a CDS encoding penicillin-binding protein 1A; translated protein: MRFLLRFLGFLFAAGTIVFVVGVAAVSGLLWHYSKDLPDYSQLRDYEPPVMTRVHAADGSLVGEYARERRLYLPIQAVPKLVISAFLAAEDKNFYEHGGLDFTGIARAGVNYVQNLGSNRRPQGASTITQQVAKNFLLTNEVSMTRKIKEALLALKIERTYSKDKILELYLNEIYLGLGAYGIAAASLVYFDKSVSELNVQEAAYLAALPKAPNNYHPFRQRERALERRNWVIDRMAEAGFIKSADAETAKKTSLGVTTKSSVAHTFSAEYFAEEVRRELYERYGEKKLYEGGLSVRTTLDPKMQVIARKALTDGLVKYDEAHGYRGAFATIDISGDWGTKLADVKTLNDVAPWRAAVVLEVSDQSARVGLQPGRDPAGRIDRARDIGILPLENMKWARVSGKAPTKVSQVLNPGDVIYVETDAKKDGQFRLRQVPEVSGGIVVQDPQTGRVLAMVGGFSYDQSQFNRATQALRQPGSSFKPLVYAAALDNGYTPSSVILDAPIELDQGPGLGVWKPENYENNFFGPSTLRFGIEHSRNVMTVRLSQDVGMPLIAEYARRFGVYDSLPPYLSFSLGAGETTLLRMVTAYSMIDNGGRKVKPTLIDRIQDRYGHTVYRHDERECIGCSAAKWENQPEPSLIDRRQQVIDPMTAYQITSIMEGVVLRGTAGGVGFQKEVGKPVAGKTGTTNDYKDAWFVGFTTDVTVGVYFGFDKPRSLGRGETGGKLAAPVVKDFMKYALADKPGAPFRVPPGIKLIRVDAKTGVRAGPETTKAILEAFKPGTAPPDGYSTVGYDGQQSGGAPFFGQRISPESGRAVRSGTGGLY